One window from the genome of Leptolyngbya ohadii IS1 encodes:
- a CDS encoding DJ-1/PfpI family protein has translation MQQRNVAILIFDDVEVLDFCGPFEVFSVTGRRDGSNPFNVYTVAENKQVSARNNLSINPSYTLDTCPQPNILVVPGGGGRHADGTPYGTRREMLNENLLQWINQLYPKTEHVLSVCTGALILAKAGLTENLAATTHHGAIDELRRVAPNTEVREGDRIVDNGRLIFSGGISAGIDAAFYLVAKLLGEEVASETAIYMEYDWKGTPHIASIGIA, from the coding sequence ATGCAACAGCGTAATGTCGCAATTCTCATTTTTGATGATGTTGAGGTGCTTGACTTTTGTGGTCCGTTTGAAGTTTTTTCAGTTACAGGTAGGCGAGACGGCTCAAATCCTTTCAATGTTTATACCGTCGCTGAAAACAAGCAAGTATCAGCTAGAAACAACCTCAGCATTAATCCCAGCTACACCCTTGATACCTGCCCTCAGCCCAACATTCTAGTCGTACCGGGAGGTGGTGGCAGACATGCGGATGGTACACCTTACGGAACCCGTAGAGAAATGCTCAACGAGAATTTGCTGCAATGGATTAATCAGCTTTATCCCAAAACAGAGCATGTCCTTTCCGTTTGTACAGGCGCACTCATTCTGGCTAAAGCAGGTTTGACTGAGAATTTAGCTGCGACAACTCATCATGGTGCAATCGATGAACTGCGTCGTGTAGCGCCGAACACGGAAGTGCGGGAGGGCGATCGTATTGTGGACAACGGCAGGCTGATTTTTTCAGGCGGAATTTCAGCTGGAATTGATGCCGCCTTTTATCTGGTTGCAAAACTTTTGGGTGAAGAGGTTGCTTCAGAAACTGCTATCTATATGGAGTATGACTGGAAGGGTACTCCTCATATAGCATCAATCGGAATTGCGTGA
- a CDS encoding PspA/IM30 family protein, whose protein sequence is MGQLFDRISRVVRAELNSNRDNGVIESPDTGAALVAGGAVAGASIGKVGVLAGGTGYSIGAIPLASLGALTGAALYEALRSILAGDSSSAGAAVTGAAAGAATSAAIGGVGVALGGSAIGVGMVGMAAGGAVVGLGIVGINRLLQQGLDPEKLLDQAIEDMEADAQKARSALINVTACQKRLQQQSEQT, encoded by the coding sequence ATGGGGCAGTTATTCGATCGCATAAGCCGCGTGGTTCGAGCCGAGCTGAACTCCAACAGAGACAACGGCGTAATAGAATCTCCTGATACGGGTGCTGCTCTCGTTGCAGGAGGTGCAGTGGCAGGTGCGTCGATCGGCAAGGTTGGAGTATTGGCTGGCGGAACGGGCTACAGCATCGGTGCTATTCCACTTGCTTCTTTGGGTGCGTTAACGGGCGCTGCCCTTTATGAAGCGTTGCGATCGATCCTTGCAGGGGATTCATCCTCTGCGGGTGCTGCTGTGACTGGAGCCGCAGCCGGTGCAGCCACATCAGCAGCAATTGGTGGAGTGGGGGTCGCGCTCGGCGGAAGTGCGATTGGCGTTGGAATGGTTGGGATGGCAGCGGGCGGTGCTGTTGTTGGACTGGGAATAGTTGGCATCAATCGTCTACTTCAGCAGGGTCTTGATCCAGAAAAGCTTTTAGATCAAGCGATCGAGGACATGGAAGCTGATGCACAAAAGGCACGTTCAGCACTAATCAACGTCACGGCTTGCCAAAAACGACTGCAACAGCAGTCCGAACAGACATAA